The Nicotiana tabacum cultivar K326 chromosome 5, ASM71507v2, whole genome shotgun sequence sequence tgcaatgactagatcgaaagccttggcaaagtccaacagcgcaATGCCCCATCCGTTCCGCTCTCCGAAACCAaatccgccatgcacctcagtgtacccacctgcagataacccaatatgaccattgaaatctcctcctatgaataacctctcggaaggcggtatactacgaacaatctcatccaacccctcccaaaattgccttttaatatcctcatccaagcctgttTGTGGTGCGTACacgctaacgacatttaaagtaccctcacccaccaccaacttaatagtcattagcctatcattcacccgcctgacctctaccacggacTCCCTAAGATGGCTACCTAcaaggatacccactccattcttacccctcaggacaccagagtaccacaacttatacccatccacgtttctcgccctcgatccgacccacctagtctcctggacacacgctatattaatcttcctcttctgcaggattttcgccaactctatggatttactcgttagtgaacctatgttccatgacccgattctcaacctataggctccctttacccctctacctcccctgcaACCCGACCCACCCCCTGACACAAGGACACATAAGCATGTGCTATTATATGGTAGGTGAATTGTAATTTGTTGCTTGTAATAAGCAAATGAACCAATTTCTTCATGTTAGTAACTTTCATTTGCCAAGAATTCTGCATTCACTATGATGGAAATAGATCAAAACAAGAAACCATTTTCCACCTTCCTggattacccccccccccccaaatctagaagaaaaaggaaaggaagcagGACAATGGGAAACACCAATAAATCAGATTTCATGTTAAACAATGAGAAATTTTAAACTACAAAATGTCCTTTCTGCACCTAAGGGTAATTCTTGGACCATTAAAAGATCTGTACAAGCAAAAACAGGCTAGATTCTGTGTAGTAATCGCCAAGTTATTCTCTCGAACATAGATCTGATTAATGAGCATAGGACATAATTATTCTAGTTAAGTGGAGAAGCACAACAGAAATCTGATGGTCATTATACAAACAAGAACTCCTAAAACAGGTTCTTAAATGGACTTGTGAGAGAATCACTGACATCTTGAAACAAGCCGTAGAGGGAGTATTGTCGGAGGTTTTTAACCTCATACCACGAGTTTAGCACGTCGTCATTCTTATCTGTGCCTGAGAATGCCAATTGTATTCCCACATTGCAGTCAACGGATCCACCATTGCCACTGCACTTATTATTTGGGACTGCACAATCAGTCTTATTAAGGCAAACAAAAGAACCCCCGGTACATGAACCGCAGCcaaatttcttccaaaataaGTTCTGCAGAGTGCCCTTTTGAAATTCAAGTACCTAAACACACAAGACAAAGCTCATTGATGCAACAAAGCGTTATGCTTTACTATTGTTAACAAAACTTGAGATGTCCAAAGACTTACCAGAGTGAAGCTTGTAATGGTGTGAGTATTGTCTGCCACAAAAGCGGGCAGTGATCTGGCAGCATATTTGCGTCCAGCAAAGGCAACCATATAACCACCAGCTTTGCTCTGAGAAATTTGAACAATCATTAAAGATGATAGTGCTTTTTGAATAGTAACTATTACTACTAGTAAAAAACATTATAAAGACCAGCATATTGAACAGTGATTGAAGAACATGTTGACAGTTAATTAGTCAAAATGCTCGCAAAATTCTATTGAATATCGCTGGTGTAGGCCAGCTTGCCTGCACCTGGACTAATGCACCGAGCACGTCTAGTCCACAGCACATGTTGCCAAGGTAATCCTGCCCGCTA is a genomic window containing:
- the LOC107772566 gene encoding uncharacterized protein LOC107772566; this encodes MGIMVALILVSTMMVMSNVHAGDTNPVFDPCSDTKIQRWDGFTFGLAFSSKESFFSNGTQLSPCDQRLSLSANSAQLAVFRPKVDEISLLTITSSDFNPSKAGGYMVAFAGRKYAARSLPAFVADNTHTITSFTLVLEFQKGTLQNLFWKKFGCGSCTGGSFVCLNKTDCAVPNNKCSGNGGSVDCNVGIQLAFSGTDKNDDVLNSWYEVKNLRQYSLYGLFQDVSDSLTSPFKNLF